The Herminiimonas arsenitoxidans genome window below encodes:
- a CDS encoding nuclear transport factor 2 family protein: protein MNDAVHKDLSYEADMRRVVLFFQTLTVASAQEQLAQIYTADAYFKDPFNEVRGLPAIMPLFVHMFTQVENPRFVVTTTVLQGDSAFMSWDFLFHMRRYANEEQCIRGATHFRFAPDGRVNFHRDYWDAAEELYEKLPVVGSFMRFLKRIARK, encoded by the coding sequence ATGAATGATGCCGTACATAAGGATCTGAGTTATGAAGCCGACATGCGACGCGTCGTGCTTTTTTTCCAGACCTTGACTGTCGCCTCTGCGCAAGAGCAACTAGCTCAGATATACACAGCTGATGCCTATTTCAAAGATCCGTTCAATGAAGTACGTGGCCTGCCCGCGATCATGCCGCTTTTCGTTCACATGTTTACGCAGGTTGAAAATCCACGCTTTGTCGTGACAACAACGGTATTGCAAGGCGATAGCGCATTCATGAGCTGGGATTTTCTATTCCACATGCGGCGCTATGCGAACGAAGAGCAATGCATACGTGGCGCTACGCACTTCCGTTTCGCACCTGATGGCCGCGTCAACTTTCATCGCGATTATTGGGATGCAGCAGAAGAGTTGTACGAAAAGCTTCCCGTGGTCGGCAGCTTCATGCGTTTTCTAAAACGCATCGCACGCAAATAA
- a CDS encoding SDR family NAD(P)-dependent oxidoreductase encodes MNPEISNWSAMRVWVIGASTGIGAETAKLLLAKGARVALSARRIDLLSTVANHHPHALIAELDIVDHTTVQAAYDQIHNQWQGLDLVLIVAGAYNEMRADTFDLAVANRMIDLNLRGALNCLDVVLPDLLIQGRGGIAIVASVAGYSGLPKALIYGSTKAALINLCESLYLDLRPRGIGVYMINPGFVDTPLTAGNDFPMPAMIPASEAAQQLVGGIERGEFHIHFPRRFTNWLRLLRLLPYRFYFWAIHKGTGL; translated from the coding sequence ATGAATCCTGAAATTTCAAACTGGTCCGCCATGCGTGTGTGGGTCATAGGTGCATCAACCGGCATAGGTGCGGAGACAGCAAAACTGCTATTAGCCAAAGGCGCACGCGTTGCACTGTCCGCACGACGCATCGATCTGCTCAGCACTGTTGCCAATCATCATCCACATGCACTGATTGCAGAACTCGATATCGTCGATCACACAACAGTCCAAGCTGCATACGATCAGATACACAATCAATGGCAAGGTCTGGATCTGGTGCTCATCGTTGCCGGTGCTTACAACGAAATGCGCGCTGACACCTTCGATCTGGCCGTGGCAAATCGCATGATTGATCTGAATCTGCGCGGCGCGCTTAACTGCCTTGATGTCGTGCTGCCCGATTTGCTCATACAAGGTCGCGGCGGTATAGCGATCGTGGCCTCAGTTGCCGGTTATAGTGGTTTGCCTAAAGCATTGATCTACGGCTCGACCAAAGCAGCGCTGATCAATCTGTGTGAGTCGCTATATCTGGATCTACGTCCGCGTGGCATAGGCGTGTATATGATCAATCCCGGCTTTGTAGATACACCGCTCACAGCCGGTAACGATTTCCCTATGCCGGCAATGATTCCTGCAAGCGAGGCTGCGCAGCAACTCGTTGGAGGGATAGAGCGTGGTGAGTTTCATATACACTTTCCGCGACGCTTTACCAATTGGCTGCGTTTGTTGCGCTTATTGCCGTATCGCTTTTACTTCTGGGCGATTCATAAAGGGACGGGATTATGA
- a CDS encoding DUF3833 domain-containing protein: MKLLKTLGVLLAIALLSSCATRADIADYANEKPTLDLQQYFNGTLDAWGMFQDRSGKVVKRFTVVMRCKWEGDVGTLDEDFTYSDGTKQKRVWTLRKVAPNRYIGTAPDVVGEAIGITAGNALHWKYVLALPVDDKVYDVHFDDWMYLMDDHVMLNRAAMSKFGIALGQITLSFNKRP; the protein is encoded by the coding sequence ATGAAACTTTTAAAAACTCTTGGCGTGCTACTTGCCATCGCCCTGCTCTCTTCGTGCGCAACTCGTGCTGACATAGCCGATTATGCAAATGAAAAACCGACGCTCGATCTGCAGCAATATTTCAACGGTACGCTGGATGCGTGGGGCATGTTTCAAGATAGATCCGGCAAAGTCGTCAAACGCTTCACCGTTGTCATGCGTTGCAAATGGGAAGGCGATGTCGGCACGCTGGATGAGGACTTCACTTACTCGGACGGTACCAAGCAAAAGCGCGTATGGACCTTGCGCAAGGTGGCACCAAATCGCTACATCGGCACGGCACCAGACGTCGTCGGTGAAGCAATCGGTATCACTGCCGGTAATGCCTTGCACTGGAAATATGTATTGGCGCTACCGGTAGACGACAAAGTCTATGATGTTCATTTCGACGACTGGATGTATCTGATGGATGATCACGTCATGTTGAATCGGGCTGCAATGAGCAAGTTCGGTATCGCTCTGGGCCAGATAACACTCTCTTTTAACAAACGTCCTTGA
- a CDS encoding MFS transporter, whose amino-acid sequence MDKLSLSSYFSYGLFGLPLALVALPIYVYVPQFYSERFGLSLTLIGATLLIARVFDAFIDPLIGMWIDHSKSNHGYRRFILIALPFLAFGFLALFHPPQLARNAALAWFMATLLLVYVGFSLATIAHQSWGAALTQKLNERSRLTATREGCGLVGVILAASLTGLLGLDWLSGTFIVTLLICSIVLLKMAPEPLRMPALKSSWKMMLIPFHTLRFRWLFAVLIVNGIAASIPATLFLFFAKDQLQLPHYAGLFLMLYFAAAACSMPLWVALAKRHGEARIWLLAMLLSASAFIWAYGLSAGAALPFGIICVLSGLTLGADLALPPALLAAVIAKAGHSGQREGAYFGAWSWATKMNLALAAGISLPLLQQLGYVPGVVNNSGAHALSVAYALLPCILKLTAAAILWRAPLRDI is encoded by the coding sequence ATGGACAAGCTCTCGCTCTCGTCCTATTTCTCTTACGGCTTGTTCGGCCTACCGCTGGCGCTTGTTGCACTACCGATTTACGTCTATGTACCGCAGTTCTATTCTGAACGCTTCGGCTTGTCGCTGACACTGATAGGTGCCACCTTGCTCATCGCACGCGTGTTCGATGCATTCATCGATCCGCTGATCGGCATGTGGATAGATCACAGCAAGAGCAATCATGGTTATCGCCGTTTCATTTTAATTGCACTGCCATTTCTGGCGTTCGGTTTTCTTGCCCTCTTCCATCCGCCACAACTCGCACGCAACGCCGCCCTTGCATGGTTCATGGCAACCTTGTTACTGGTGTATGTCGGCTTCAGCCTGGCAACGATAGCCCATCAAAGCTGGGGCGCTGCACTCACACAAAAATTAAATGAACGTTCGCGTCTGACCGCGACGCGCGAAGGATGTGGTTTGGTCGGCGTGATATTGGCAGCATCGCTAACTGGACTGCTGGGACTTGATTGGTTATCCGGCACGTTTATCGTGACACTACTCATCTGCAGCATTGTGTTGTTGAAGATGGCACCGGAACCGCTACGCATGCCGGCACTGAAAAGTAGCTGGAAAATGATGCTGATACCTTTTCATACGCTTAGATTTCGCTGGCTGTTTGCAGTACTGATCGTCAACGGCATCGCCGCGTCGATTCCAGCCACACTCTTTCTATTCTTCGCAAAAGACCAATTGCAGCTACCGCACTATGCCGGCTTGTTTCTGATGTTGTATTTCGCCGCTGCGGCTTGCTCCATGCCTTTATGGGTCGCACTGGCAAAACGGCATGGCGAAGCAAGAATATGGCTGCTCGCCATGCTGCTATCGGCTTCTGCATTCATCTGGGCGTATGGTTTATCCGCAGGTGCTGCACTGCCATTCGGCATCATCTGCGTCTTGTCCGGTTTGACCTTGGGTGCCGATCTGGCATTGCCGCCTGCATTGCTCGCCGCTGTCATCGCAAAAGCCGGACATAGCGGGCAACGCGAAGGGGCTTACTTCGGCGCATGGAGTTGGGCGACAAAAATGAATCTTGCGCTGGCAGCTGGCATCTCGCTGCCACTGCTGCAACAACTGGGATATGTACCCGGTGTCGTCAATAACAGCGGCGCACATGCTTTGTCTGTCGCTTATGCATTGCTGCCCTGCATATTGAAATTAACCGCCGCCGCCATTCTGTGGCGCGCTCCCTTACGCGACATCTGA